From the Daucus carota subsp. sativus chromosome 8, DH1 v3.0, whole genome shotgun sequence genome, one window contains:
- the LOC108198443 gene encoding F-box/WD-40 repeat-containing protein 1-like, producing the protein MATKRLCKTWLSIINSPQFVEAHLANSKNKQASVLKASDAWRVLSMDTVEESVQLKQPSRLEGEVRFMRSCNGLVCLSNDCCDSICIRNPCTRQYKMLSVPNYANRFFTCLGFGFDSVGNDYKILRLVKKVDHDLRGFVVRIYKPEAFLYSAKADTWKKIRILNTIKRSFWYSVKRFCGPDISGKLYLEGEAGLLLFDLRNDVFGEIVVLPFPIYGQRKRI; encoded by the exons ATGGCGACTAAAAGAT TGTGCAAAACCTGGCTATCCATCATAAATAGCCCACAGTTTGTTGAGGCCCACCTGGCTAATTCCAAGAACAAACAAGCATCTGTGCTCAAAGCCTCTGATGCTTGGAGGGTTTTGTCCATGGACACTGTTGAAGAATCAGTTCAGCTTAAACAGCCATCACGTCTTGAGGGTGAGGTTCGTTTCATGCGTTCTTGTAATGGTCTTGTTTGTCTTTCTAATGATTGTTGTGATAGTATATGTATTCGGAATCCATGTACTAGACAGTATAAGATGCTCTCTGTCCCCAACTATGCAAATCGTTTCTTCACTTGTCTAGGGTTTGGGTTTGATTCTGTTGGAAACGACTACAAGATTCTTAGGCTTGTAAAAAAGGTTGACCATGACCTACGAGGTTTTGTAGTTCGCATCTATAAACCAGAAGCATTTTTGTATTCCGCAAAGGCTGATACTTGGAAAAAGATTCGTATTCTGAATACTATTAAAAGATCTTTTTGGTATTCGGTCAAGAGATTCTGTGGTCCTGATATTAGTGGGAAGTTGTATTTGGAAGGGGAGGCTGGGCTATTGCTGTTTGATTTGCGGAACGATGTGTTTGGGGAAATTGTAGTGTTACCGTTTCCCATTTACGGGCAACGGAAAAGGATATAG
- the LOC108197177 gene encoding VAN3-binding protein, giving the protein MNPVQFRPPETPMELMEFLSRSWSTSSVQVSKTLKANAVTDDAVKPSGTILENISGADDEEATVSGNPFSFASSETSQLMERIMSEVSPRTSGRLSHSSGPLNSSVTDTPPISPSHDLKYFRANNPVNTQYRSINAGGGAPSVGGKTVGRWLKDRREKKKEEARAHNAKIHAAVSVAGVAAAVAAIASATAASSGTGKDEEMAKTDMAVASAATLVAAQCVEAAEAMGAERDHLATIVGSAVSVRSAGDIMTLTAVAATALRGVATLKARALKDVWNVAAVIPVEKGTNIGGNHGSNGICSGELVSEGNFVDICSRELLARGCELLKRTRKGDLHWKKVSVYINKMGQVILKMKSTHIAGTITKKKKNIVLEVLKDMPAWPGRHLLEGGEDRRYFALKTVSRGVVEFECSNQKEHNIWTQGVSSLLVLAAEKNNKHRL; this is encoded by the exons ATGAACCCGGTTCAGTTCCGGCCACCAGAAACTCCAATGGAGCTCATGGAGTTTCTATCTCGTTCATGGAGCACCTCTTCCGTCCAAGTCTCCAAAACCCTCAAAGCTAACGCCGTCACCGACGACGCCGTTAAGCCCTCCGGCACCATTTTGGAGAATATCTCCGGCGCCGACGATGAAGAGGCCACTGTTTCCGGCAACCCCTTTTCGTTTGCTTCCTCGGAAACCTCGCAGCTTATGGAGCGTATAATGTCT GAGGTATCACCAAGGACATCTGGAAGATTATCACACAGTAGTGGTCCTCTGAATAGCTCTGTTACTGATACTCCTCCTATTTCCCCATCCCATGATCTCAAG TATTTTCGTGCGAATAATCCTGTAAACACACAGTATAGGAGTATAAATGCTGGTGGTGGTGCCCCTTCTGTGGGAGGAAAAACAGTGGGAAGGTGGTTAAAAGACAGGcgagagaaaaagaaagaggaaGCTAGAGCTCATAATGCTAAGATTCATGCTGCTGTTTCAGTGGCTGGGGTTGCTGCAGCTGTTGCAGCGATTGCTTCTGCTACAGCTGCCTCTTCCGGTACTGGAAAAGATGAAGAGATGGCGAAAACTGACATGGCAGTGGCTTCTGCAGCTACACTGGTTGCTGCACAGTGTGTTGAGGCAGCCGAAGCAATGGGTGCAGAGAGGGATCATCTGGCTACAATTGTTGGTTCGGCAGTTAGTGTACGGTCAGCTGGAGACATTATGACCTTAACAGCAGTTGCTGCTACAG CTCTGCGTGGTGTTGCTACATTGAAGGCTAGAGCACTGAAGGATGTCTGGAATGTAGCTGCTGTAATACCTGTAGAGAAAGGAACTAATATTGGTGGCAATCATGGAAGTAATGGTATATGCAGTGGAGAGCTTGTTTCTGAAGGGAATTTTGTTGATATTTGTAGTCGAGAATTACTTGCTAGAGGTTGTGAGCTCCTCAAGCGCACGCGCAaag GTGATCTTCATTGGAAGAAAGTGTCCGTCTATATTAACAAGATGGGCCag GTTATACTGAAGATGAAGAGTACACATATTGCTGGGACCAtaactaaaaagaaaaaga ATATAGTGTTGGAGGTGCTGAAAGATATGCCAGCTTGGCCGGGACGGCACTTGCTTGAGGGTGGTGAAGACAGGAGATACTTTGCGCTGAAAACAGTATCGCGTGGAGTGGTTGAATTCGAATGCAGCAACCAGAAGGAGCACAATATCTGGACTCAGGGTGTTTCAAGCTTGTTGGTACTCGCTGCTGAAAAGAACAATAAACATAGATTATAG
- the LOC108198444 gene encoding F-box/WD-40 repeat-containing protein 1-like, which yields MASKRCNNYLSEEMVFLILSYLPVILLLRCKSVCKTWLSIINSPQFVEAHLSNSKKKQASVLKASYDWRVLSSMDTVEDSVELKLPSCLEGKVGYMRSCNGLVCLSNEGCDSICIWNPCTRQYKMLFVPNYAFGVWHCLGFGFDSIGNDYKILWIVTKVVRELRGFIVSMNLKPEAQLYSAKVDTWKKICIPDTIRISFWNRLKRSCGPDISGKLYLEGEGGLLPFDLRNDVFGELVVLPFLDYVEQKRIKKSKILDFEGSLAMVYESAGNESVLSLWMLDDAGLWIKKFNLEMDLELDRMYLYLGPQHFFGLNFIFGYKFYNYKKKTIKKLSFPAHLTDVKSVAKFTESLVSLEGFESQA from the coding sequence ATGGCGAGTAAAAgatgtaataattatttatccGAAGAGATGGTGTTCCTCATACTTTCTTATCTTCCTGTAATATTACTTCTCCGCTGCAAATCAGTTTGCAAAACCTGGCTATCCATCATAAATAGCCCACAGTTTGTTGAGGCCCACCTTTCTAATTCCAAGAAGAAACAAGCATCTGTGCTCAAAGCCTCTTATGATTGGAGGGTTCTCTCCTCCATGGACACTGTGGAAGATTCAGTTGAGCTTAAACTGCCATCATGTCTCGAGGGTAAGGTTGGTTACATGCGTTCTTGTAATGGTCTTGTTTGTCTTTCTAATGAAGGTTGTGATAGTATATGTATCTGGAATCCGTGTACTAGACAGTATAAGATGCTTTTTGTGCCCAACTATGCATTTGGTGTATGGCATTGTCTAGGGTTTGGTTTTGATTCTATTGGAAACGACTACAAGATTCTTTGGATTGTAACAAAGGTTGTCCGTGAGCTACGAGGTTTTATTGTCAGCATGAACCTTAAACCAGAAGCACAATTGTATTCCGCAAAGGTTGATACTTGGAAAAAGATTTGTATTCCGGATACTATTAGAATATCTTTTTGGAATAGGCTGAAGAGATCCTGTGGTCCTGATATTAGTGGGAAGTTGTATTTGGAAGGTGAGGGTGGGCTATTGCCGTTTGATTTGCGCAACGATGTGTTTGGAGAACTTGTAGTATTACCGTTTCTTGATTACGTGGAACAGAAAAGGATAAAGAAGtccaaaattttggattttgaagGTTCTCTGGCTATGGTATATGAATCTGCCGGGAATGAATCAGTCCTTAGTCTTTGGATGTTAGATGATGCTGGCTTGTGGATTAAAAAGTTCAATCTTGAAATGGATTTAGAGTTGGATCGGATGTATCTTTATTTGGGTCCTCAACACTTTTTTggacttaattttatttttggataCAAATTTTACAACTACAAAAAGAAAACCATTAAGAAGCTTTCTTTCCCCGCTCATCTCACCGATGTCAAGTCGGTTGCCAAGTTCACTGAGAGCCTTGTCTCTCTTGAGGGGTTTGAATCACAAGCGTGA
- the LOC108197769 gene encoding F-box/WD-40 repeat-containing protein 1-like, which produces MATKRYNNYLSEEMVFLILSYLPVISLLRCKSVCKTWLSIITTPQFVKAHLANSRKKQASVLKAASYDWRVFSMDSVEESVELKLPSRLEGKVRYMRSCNGLVCLSNQGCDSICIWNPCTRQYKMLSVPSYANRAVTCLGFGFDYVGNDYKILRIVTKIAQDLRGLIVKICKPEALLYSANADTWKKIRIPDTIKISFWYSVKRFCGPDICGKLYWEGEGGLLPFDLRNDVFGEIVVLPFPNHVQQKRIKKSEILNFEGSLAMVYKSAGDESDLSLWMLDEGGLWIKKFILEMDLELDQVYLYLGAEHFVGLNLFFGYKFYNYRKKMTKELPFPAHLTDVKSVAKFTESLVSLEGFESQE; this is translated from the coding sequence atGGCGACtaaaagatataataattatttatcagAAGAGATGGTGTTCCTCATACTTTCTTATCTTCCTGTAATATCACTTCTCCGCTGCAAATCAGTGTGCAAAACCTGGCTATCCATCATAACAACCCCACAGTTTGTTAAAGCCCACCTTGCTAATTCCAGGAAGAAACAAGCATCTGTACTAAAAGCAGCCTCTTATGATTGGAGGGTTTTCTCAATGGACAGTGTTGAAGAATCCGTTGAGCTTAAACTGCCATCACGTCTTGAGGGTAAGGTTCGTTACATGCGTTCTTGTAATGGTCTTGTTTGTCTTTCTAATCAAGGTTGTGATAGTATATGTATTTGGAATCCGTGTACTAGACAGTATAAGATGCTTTCTGTGCCCAGCTATGCAAATCGTGCCGTGACTTGTCTAGGGTTTGGGTTTGATTACGTTGGAAACGACTACAAGATTCTTAGGATTGTAACAAAGATTGCCCAAGACCTACGAGGGTTAATAGTTAAGATCTGTAAACCAGAAGCACTGTTGTATTCGGCAAATGCTGATACTTGGAAAAAGATTCGTATTCCGGATACtattaaaatatctttttgGTATTCGGTGAAGAGATTCTGTGGTCCTGATATCTGTGGGAAGTTGTATTGGGAAGGTGAGGGTGGGCTATTGCCGTTTGATTTGCGGAacgatgtgtttggagaaattGTAGTTTTACCGTTCCCCAATCACGTGCAACAGAAAAGGATAAAGAAGtctgaaattttgaattttgaaggtTCCCTCGCTATGGTATATAAATCTGCCGGGGATGAATCAGATCTTAGTCTTTGGATGTTAGATGAAGGTGGCTTGTGGATTAAAAAGTTCATTCTTGAAATGGATCTGGAGTTGGATCAGGTGTATCTTTATTTGGGTGCGGAACACTTTGTTGGCCTCAATTTGTTTTTTGGATACAAATTTTACAACTACAGAAAGAAAATGACTAAGGAGCTTCCTTTCCCAGCTCATCTCACCGATGTCAAGTCAGTTGCCAAGTTCACTGAGAGCCTTGTCTCCCTTGAGGGGTTTGAATCACAAGAGTGA
- the LOC108197715 gene encoding uncharacterized protein LOC108197715, producing MTNLTNLSFVALDISGENYLSWVQDVKLHLGLKKLSNTIKAENTYTVEENFTSIIFLRHHMHEDLKSEYLEVEDPFILWENLKDRFDHQKLVYLPAAENDWANLRLQDFKSVRAYSSALFKISSRLIMCGEVVTEKRKIDKTLSTFHPNNINLAEMYRERKFTKFGDLLSTLLVAEQNHELVIKNHQSRPTGSAPLPEVNNTTFQQNVRGKGHRGGRGHGRYRGRGRGRGHFPPYNSSGHQKWQPETQNKRKAPQGGKTDNVCHKCGMEGHWSHNCYIPQHLVDLYQSSKRSKGKMMETNFANNLDDSLIISSGGISVNGPNESNETPMWEAED from the coding sequence ATGACAAATCTTACAAACTTGTCGTTCGTTGCGTTGGACATTTCTGGGGAGAATTATTTATCGTGGGTACAAGATGTAAAGTTGCACTTGGGTTTAAAGAAATTAAGCAACACAATAAAGGCAGAAAACACATACACGGTCGAAGAAAATTTTACCTCTATTATTTTTCTCCGACACCACATGCATGAAGATTTAAAATCTGAGTACCTAGAAGTCGAGGATCCCTTTATTTTATGGGAAAATCTAAAGGATAGGTTCGATCATCAGAAACTAGTTTATCTACCTGCGGCTGAAAATGATTGGGCTAATCTAAGACTTCAAGATTTTAAGAGTGTTCGGGCATATAGCTCTGCCCTATTCAAAATAAGTTCTAGGCTCATTATGTGTGGTGAGGTCGTTACTGAGAAAAGAAAGATCGACAAAACACTATCCACTTTTCATCCCAATAATATCAACTTAGCCGAGATGTACAGGGAGCGGAAGTTTACCAAGTTTGGGGATCTCCTTTCAACCCTCCTTGTTGCCGAGCAGAATCATGAATTGGTGATTAAGAATCATCAATCCCGTCCAACGGGATCTGCCCCTTTACCAGAAGTAAATAACACGACATTCCAGCAGAATGTACGTGGAAAAGGGCATAGAGGTGGACGAGGCCATGGTCGCTACCGTGGACGAGGCCGTGGTCGTGGGCATTTTCCTCCTTATAATAGTTCTGGTCACCAGAAGTGGCAACCTGAAACACAGAACAAAAGAAAGGCACCACAAGGAGGGAAAACTGACAATGTATGCCACAAGTGTGGAATGGAAGGGCATTGGTCACATAATTGTTATATCCCACAACATCTTGTTGATTTATATCAGTCATCTAAAAGATCGAAAGGAAAAATGATGGAAACCAATTTCGCCAACAACTTAGATGATTCTCTTATAATATCAAGTGGGGGAATAAGCGTTAATGGTCCTAATGAATCTAACGAAACTCCCATGTGGGAGGCTGAGGATTAG
- the LOC108197716 gene encoding uncharacterized protein LOC108197716, protein MAHTTTFIFVALLFLFLQTCWCDTIDDLNLAPIFSPIFDNVCKAVECGKGSCKASQNSTFFFSCECEPGWKQSFSDDDGDFRFLPCIIPNCSMDYSCTHTKAPAPAPVQDEDKPTNASIFDPCRWADCGGGKCNKTAQFQYTCQCEKDYYNLLNATYLPCLRDCALGADCANLGISILKPSSSASPSTLPDKNSNRASAMPVGIVEQLTMVVLLVFIIQVAYS, encoded by the exons ATGGCACATACAACAACTTTCATTTTTGTAGCTTTACTGTTTCTTTTCTTGCAAACTTGCTGGTGTGACACTATTGATGACTTGAATCTGGCTCCGATCTTCTCTCCTATATTTG ATAACGTTTGTAAAGCTGTAGAATGTGGGAAAGGGAGTTGCAAAGCTTCGCAAAATAGCACTTTCTTTTTTAGTTGTGAGTGTGAGCCTGGTTGGAAGCAATCTTTCTCGGACGATGATGGGGACTTTAGGTTTCTCCCTTGTATCATCCCCAATt GTAGCATGGACTATTCTTGCACACACACAAAAGCCCCCGCTCCTGCCCCTGTTCAGGATGAAGACAAACCAACTAATGCATCAATTTTTGATC CTTGTCGTTGGGCTGACTGCGGAGGAGGCAAATGTAACAAGACAGCCCAATTTCAATACACTTGTCAATGTGAAAAAGATTACTATAATCTGCTCAACGCCACTTATTTGCCATGCTTGAGAGATT GTGCACTTGGAGCGGACTGTGCAAATCTTGGGATCTCAATATTGAAACCATCGTCATCTGCTTCACCATCAACTTTGCCTGATAAAAATTCTAATAGAG CTTCTGCAATGCCAGTAGGGATCGTCGAACAGTTAACAATGGTGGTATTGTTGGTTTTTATTATACAAGTAGCATATAGTTGA
- the LOC108197768 gene encoding protein IQ-DOMAIN 19 produces the protein MGKASKWIKNLLTGKKSSSHQAVLVDSQQYPKTPVSESMASAKDKRRWSFRKPSSTTETYLDAISNVKITVEAEDEQKRRALAVAVANAAAADAAAKAANEAVMRLTCSSSPWTATTLVKNIAVAAEGSAQPADEAVRRLTCTSHRVATSVEDTAATKIQSVFRSYLARKALFALKGLVKLQALVRGHLVRKQATATFRCLQALLTVQARARARRIKMINEPNPYNPEDDHIKIVEMDIGVPRGRAKNIIGYFNNKPTDNRYSTYQHQYSKQNHQQISPAPSAITDMSSKSKSGHFNDFFHKTSYRSPQYNPSMDNYKPHQSKVHFSYKQENDRCYDYQFSPNYMADTKSSKARLRSQSAPKQRPADTFQRQPSRRRVSLEGKNLQRAVRMERSSSLVCSTPQNYHPWSELDQSAISMKDSECGSNSTLLTNCRHYRF, from the exons ATGGGGAAGGCTAGCAAGTGGATTAAGAACTTACTGACGGGGAAGAAGAGTTCCAGCCATCAGGCAGTCTTAGTGGATTCTCAGCAGTATCCGAAGACTCCTGTATCTGAATCAATGGCAAGCGCGAAGGATAAGAGAAGGTGGAGCTTCCGAAAGCCATCAAGTACCACTGAAACATACCTGGACGCAATTTCAAATGTTAAGATAACAGTAGAAGctgaggacgagcaaaagaggCGTGCTTTGGCAGTTGCAGTGGCAAATGCTGCGGCTGCTGATGCTGCAGCCAAGGCGGCAAATGAAGCTGTGATGAGACTGACTTGTTCTTCTTCCCCTTGGACGGCCACTACTTTAGTTAAGAACATTGCTGTGGCTGCTGAAGGTTCAGCACAGCCCGCGGATGAAGCAGTGAGGAGACTGACTTGTACTTCCCACCGCGTAGCCACTTCAGTTGAAGATACTGCTGCAACCAAAATTCAATCCGTTTTCAGGTCTTATCTG GCAAGAAAAGCATTGTTTGCATTGAAAGGACTGGTGAAGCTACAGGCACTGGTGAGGGGGCATCTAGTGAGGAAACAGGCTACTGCAACATTTCGGTGCTTGCAGGCCTTGCTGACAGTTCAGGCTCGAGCTCGTGCCCGAAGAATCAAAATGATTAACGAACCAAATCCATATAACCCAGAG GACGACCACATTAAGATTGTGGAGATGGATATAGGAGTACCGAGAGGCAGAGCAAAGAACATAATAGGCTATTTCAACAATAAACCAACAGACAACAGATACTCCACCTATCAGCACCAATACTCGAAACAAAATCATCAACAGATTTCGCCAGCACCATCAGCTATCACTGACATgagctcaaaatcaaaaagcgggcattttaatgattttttccACAAAACTTCATACAGGAGTCCTCAGTATAATCCATCTATGGATAACTATAAACCTCATCAGTCAAAAGTTCATTTCTCGTATAAACAAGAGAATGACAGGTGTTATGATTACCAGTTCTCGCCAAATTACATGGCCGATACAAAGTCTTCCAAGGCTAGATTGCGATCACAAAGTGCACCAAAACAGCGTCCTGCAGATACGTTTCAACGCCAACCAAGCAGGCGGAGAGTATCTCTTGAGGGGAAGAATTTGCAAAGAGCTGTACGGATGGAAAGATCATCTTCACTCGTCTGCTCAACTCCACAGAATTACCACCCTTGGTCAGAGCTCGATCAATCAGCAATTTCAATGAAAGATAGTGAATGTGGATCAAACAGTACATTGTTGACAAATTGCCGTCACTACAGATTTTAG